From the Gymnogyps californianus isolate 813 chromosome 2, ASM1813914v2, whole genome shotgun sequence genome, one window contains:
- the INHBA gene encoding inhibin beta A chain, with translation MPLLWKRGFLLVLCWIIVRSSPTPGSEGHSSVTDCPSCALATLSKDVPSSQPEMVEAVKKHILNMLHLRDRPNITQPVPKAALLNAIKKLHVGKVGEDGYVEIEDDVGRRAEMNEVVEQTSEIITFAESGTAKKMLHFEISKEGSELSVVEHAEVWLFLKVSKANRSRTKVTIRLFQQQRQPKGNSEGAEDMEDGGLKGERSETLISEKAVDTRKSTWHIFPVSSSVQRLLDQGKSSLDVRIACDLCQETGASLVLLGKKKKKEDDGEGKEKEAGEFTGEEEKEQSHRPFLMMLARHSEDRQHRRRRRGLECDGKVNICCKKQFFVSFKDIGWSDWIIAPTGYHANYCEGECPSHIAGTSGSSLSFHSTVINHYRMRGHSPFANLKSCCVPTKLRPMSMLYYDDGQNIIKKDIQNMIVEECGCS, from the exons ATGCCTTTGCTTTGGAAGAGAGGATTTTTGTTGGTGCTTTGCTGGATTATAGTGAGGAGTTCCCCAACCCCAGGATCCGAGGGGCACAGTTCAGTCACTGACTGTCCATCATGTGCCCTCGCCACGCTCTCAAAGGATGTGCCCAGCTCACAGCCTGAGATGGTGGAAGCAGTAAAGAAGCACATACTGAACATGTTGCACTTGAGGGACAGACCTAATATCACCCAGCCGGtgcccaaggcagcacttttAAATGCCATCAAAAAACTCCATGTGGGAAAGGTGGGAGAGGATGGTTATGTGGAAATAGAGGATGATGTTGGAAGAAGAGCCGAAATGAATGAAGTTGTGGAGCAAACCTCAGAAATCATCACTTTTGCGGAATCAG GCACAGCCAAGAAAATGTTGCACTTTGAGATTTCCAAGGAAGGCAGTGAATTATCAGTGGTGGAACATGCTGAAGTGTGGCTCTTCCTGAAGGTCTCCAAGGCCAATCGGAGCAGGACAAAAGTCACCATCCGCCTGTTTCAACAGCAGCGGCAGCCAAAAGGCAATTCTGAAGGAGCAGAAGATATGGAGGACGGGGGGCTGAAAGGTGAAAGGAGTGAGACTTTGATTTCGGAAAAGGCAGTGGACACCCGTAAGAGCACTTGGCACATCTttcctgtctccagcagtgtCCAGAGACTCCTGGACCAAGGCAAGAGCTCTTTAGATGTGCGGATTGCCTGTGACCTGTGCCAAGAGACTGGAGCCAGCCTGGTGCTACTGggcaagaagaagaaaaaggaagatgatggggaagggaaagaaaaggaagctggagaattcacaggagaagaggagaaggagcaaTCACATCGGCCCTTCCTGATGATGCTTGCCCGGCACTCAGAGGACCGCCAGCACAGGCGGCGGAGACGAGGCCTGGAGTGTGACGGCAAAGTCAACATCTGCTGCAAGAAGCAGTTCTTTGTCAGCTTCAAGGACATAGGATGGAGTGACTGGATCATTGCACCTACAGGTTATCACGCCAACTACTGCGAAGGAGAGTGCCCCAGCCATATAGCAGGCACATCTGGTTCATCGTTATCTTTCCACTCCACTGTCATCAACCATTACCGCATGCGGGGCCATAGCCCCTTTGCCAACCTCAAGTCATGTTGCGTGCCCACCAAGCTGCGGCCCATGTCCATGCTCTACTATGATGATGGCCAGAACATCATTAAGAAAGACATACAGAATATGATTGTGGAGGAGTGTGGCTGTTCATAG